In Aristaeella hokkaidonensis, the following are encoded in one genomic region:
- a CDS encoding metal ABC transporter ATP-binding protein: MAQLTCEHLWLGYEGRPVLEDLSFSVQAGDYLCIVGENGSGKTTLMRTILGLQKPMRGNIRFGDGLREGGIGYLPQQTNVQKDFPATVRKVVLSGCQARLKNRPFYSRADKKRAEENMNKMGIGAFAKHCFRELSGGQQQRVLLARALCATDKLLFLDEPVSGLDPNVTAEMYALIRSLNREGVTILMISHDLASAVKDASHILAVGESVFFGTKEGWLAEKGGERL; the protein is encoded by the coding sequence ATGGCTCAACTGACCTGTGAACATCTTTGGCTCGGATACGAGGGACGACCCGTACTGGAGGACCTGTCTTTTTCGGTGCAGGCAGGCGATTACCTGTGTATCGTCGGTGAAAACGGCTCCGGAAAAACCACCCTTATGAGGACAATCCTCGGCCTGCAGAAACCAATGCGGGGAAACATCCGCTTCGGCGACGGACTGCGGGAAGGCGGAATCGGTTACCTTCCCCAGCAGACCAACGTGCAGAAAGATTTTCCAGCCACAGTCAGGAAAGTTGTCCTGTCCGGATGCCAGGCCCGGCTGAAAAACCGGCCTTTTTATTCCCGCGCGGATAAAAAGCGTGCGGAAGAAAACATGAACAAAATGGGAATCGGCGCTTTCGCAAAGCACTGCTTCCGTGAACTGTCCGGAGGCCAGCAGCAGCGCGTGCTGCTGGCCCGGGCCCTTTGCGCGACGGATAAACTCCTGTTCCTGGACGAACCGGTTTCAGGGCTGGATCCGAATGTTACAGCGGAAATGTACGCGCTGATCCGGTCGCTGAACCGGGAAGGCGTTACCATCCTGATGATTTCCCATGACCTTGCGTCCGCCGTTAAGGACGCTTCCCATATCCTGGCTGTCGGGGAATCCGTATTCTTCGGCACAAAGGAAGGCTGGCTGGCGGAGAAGGGCGGTGAGCGGCTGTGA
- a CDS encoding SH3 domain-containing protein, whose translation MILFTAAVPLSAGGEEQPDSIAAKVSTEKGALKLRKTAGPKGKVIGEIPNGTCILVTKEAEDWCEVSWNGQTGYCKTEFLILYRGADLSLLDYRVLRDGDKGDDVIALKQRLQELGYIRSGAALTNRYTQETAQRVILFQRQTGMTEDGVAWQELQAYLFSDKAPTCSQTLPRIRTKVADKRNRMICGCCMGEGCECCNFTGYVYN comes from the coding sequence ATGATACTGTTCACAGCAGCAGTTCCTTTGTCCGCCGGCGGAGAGGAACAGCCGGACAGTATAGCCGCCAAAGTATCTACGGAAAAGGGTGCACTGAAGCTGCGGAAAACCGCCGGCCCGAAGGGAAAAGTGATCGGCGAGATTCCCAACGGCACCTGTATCCTGGTTACCAAAGAGGCAGAAGACTGGTGCGAGGTCAGCTGGAACGGACAGACCGGTTACTGCAAAACAGAATTCCTGATCCTTTACCGGGGAGCCGACCTGTCCCTGCTGGATTACCGTGTGCTGCGTGACGGCGACAAGGGCGACGACGTCATTGCCCTGAAACAGCGGTTGCAGGAGCTGGGATACATCCGCAGCGGCGCCGCCCTGACCAACCGCTATACGCAGGAAACTGCCCAGCGTGTGATCCTCTTCCAGCGCCAGACGGGCATGACAGAAGACGGCGTCGCCTGGCAGGAACTGCAGGCTTATCTGTTTTCCGATAAGGCACCAACCTGCAGCCAGACACTGCCCCGCATCCGGACCAAAGTGGCAGACAAAAGAAACCGCATGATCTGCGGCTGCTGTATGGGTGAAGGCTGCGAATGCTGCAACTTCACAGGATACGTCTATAACTAA
- a CDS encoding sensor domain-containing diguanylate cyclase: MKSIRSKITILTASAVVIAVIVAALLGTLAIRSMANSNAERTLRLLCETGQKNLDAYFDSIEQSVETVSSFADGDLKGLEESALQAHVDRTRDIFAKAANRTNGVLTYYYRIDPAVSDTVKGFWYTNLDGEGFTEHQVTDITLYDTEDTSALVWFTVPKATGRAIWLPPYVTDNLDVLVLSYNVPVYWQGTFVGVIGIEIDYSTMAGLVDNIRPYTSGYAFINDSEGIIIYHPQMTQEELESENKKETPYGMLDESAIIHYTFNGVAKQASWLLLSNGMRLNVTVPVSEINEDWLRWIQEIVIVLAVLLVFVVLAASLLSGHLTRPLRQLTKAAGEVNAGNYDVILENRTNDEVGILTGAFNKLITHLKGYIRNLNDLAYGDALTAVRNLGAFNLFLEDLKKDTGEGQELPPFAVCFFDCNDLKVINDKYGHDKGDLYLKGACAIICQVFSHSPVFRIGGDEFAAILRNREYERRNELVEQFDQCCYDLCAVSKEPWERIHVARGMAVYDPKQDQSVEDVVRRADSLMYENKREQKNKK; this comes from the coding sequence GTGAAATCCATCAGATCCAAGATTACCATTCTGACCGCAAGCGCGGTGGTAATCGCAGTTATTGTGGCGGCACTCCTCGGAACACTGGCCATCAGAAGTATGGCAAACAGCAATGCGGAGCGAACGCTCCGCTTGCTTTGCGAAACGGGACAAAAAAACCTGGACGCCTACTTTGACAGTATTGAGCAATCTGTTGAAACTGTCTCCTCTTTTGCGGACGGCGACCTGAAGGGCCTGGAGGAAAGCGCACTTCAGGCGCATGTGGACAGGACGCGGGATATTTTTGCCAAGGCCGCGAACCGGACAAACGGCGTCCTGACATATTACTACCGTATTGATCCGGCTGTGTCGGATACCGTGAAAGGCTTCTGGTATACCAACCTGGACGGGGAAGGATTTACGGAGCATCAGGTTACGGATATCACCCTTTATGATACGGAGGATACTTCGGCCCTGGTGTGGTTTACCGTGCCGAAAGCCACGGGCAGGGCCATCTGGCTGCCGCCCTATGTGACAGACAACCTGGACGTGCTTGTGCTTTCCTATAACGTGCCGGTCTACTGGCAGGGCACCTTTGTGGGTGTGATCGGCATCGAGATTGATTATTCCACCATGGCGGGGCTGGTGGACAATATCCGGCCCTACACCAGCGGTTATGCCTTTATCAATGATTCTGAAGGAATCATTATTTACCATCCTCAGATGACCCAGGAGGAACTGGAAAGCGAAAATAAAAAGGAAACGCCCTATGGTATGCTGGATGAAAGCGCCATTATTCACTACACTTTTAACGGGGTGGCGAAGCAGGCGTCCTGGCTGCTGCTGAGCAACGGCATGCGCCTGAACGTGACTGTACCCGTATCGGAAATTAATGAGGACTGGCTCAGGTGGATTCAGGAGATTGTGATTGTTCTGGCTGTACTGCTGGTTTTTGTGGTTCTGGCCGCCTCGCTTCTTTCCGGTCACCTCACCCGGCCGCTCCGGCAGCTGACCAAGGCAGCCGGGGAAGTGAATGCCGGCAACTATGACGTGATCCTGGAAAACCGGACCAATGACGAGGTCGGTATCCTGACCGGCGCGTTCAATAAGCTGATCACCCACCTGAAAGGCTATATCCGCAACCTGAATGACCTGGCGTACGGAGACGCGCTGACAGCAGTGCGCAACCTGGGCGCGTTCAACCTCTTCCTGGAGGATCTGAAGAAGGACACAGGGGAGGGACAGGAGCTTCCGCCCTTTGCCGTCTGCTTCTTTGACTGCAATGACCTGAAGGTAATCAACGACAAATACGGTCATGACAAGGGGGACCTTTACCTGAAGGGCGCCTGCGCCATCATCTGCCAGGTTTTCTCCCACAGCCCCGTTTTCCGGATCGGCGGGGATGAATTCGCCGCGATCCTTCGGAACCGGGAGTATGAACGCAGGAATGAACTGGTGGAACAGTTTGACCAATGCTGCTATGACCTTTGCGCGGTCAGCAAGGAACCCTGGGAAAGGATCCATGTGGCCCGCGGTATGGCGGTCTATGATCCAAAGCAGGACCAGAGCGTGGAGGATGTGGTGCGCCGCGCGGACAGTCTCATGTATGAGAACAAACGGGAACAGAAGAACAAGAAATGA
- a CDS encoding metal ABC transporter permease — MTYLQFGYVRYALIVGVLIALCSSLLGVTLVLKRFSYIGDGLSHVAFGAMAVAGVLHLSNNMLLVLPVTMICAILLLRPGRNARIKGDAAIAMISVGALAVGYLLLNIFKSSGNLAGDVCTTLFGSMSILTLRPAEVWLCFGLSIAVIILFLFFYNRIFAVTFDEDFARATGTKADAYNLLIATVIAVIIVLAMNLVGSLLISALIIFPAMSAMRVFKSFRSVTVCSAVLSVCCALAGLLISILAGTPTGSTIVAADIAAFLVCCGIAKLQRRTVS, encoded by the coding sequence ATGACCTATCTGCAGTTTGGCTACGTCCGGTACGCGCTGATTGTCGGCGTGCTGATCGCGCTCTGCTCCTCACTGCTGGGCGTGACGCTGGTGCTGAAACGCTTCTCCTATATCGGGGACGGCCTTTCCCATGTAGCCTTCGGCGCAATGGCCGTAGCCGGCGTCCTGCACCTGAGCAACAACATGCTCCTTGTGCTGCCCGTAACCATGATCTGCGCCATACTGCTCCTCCGTCCCGGCCGGAACGCACGGATCAAGGGAGACGCGGCCATTGCCATGATCTCCGTCGGCGCGCTGGCGGTAGGCTACCTGCTGCTGAACATTTTCAAATCTTCCGGCAACCTCGCCGGGGACGTGTGCACCACGCTCTTCGGCTCCATGTCCATCCTGACGCTGCGGCCTGCCGAGGTCTGGCTGTGCTTTGGACTGTCCATCGCGGTAATTATCCTGTTCCTGTTTTTCTACAACCGGATTTTTGCCGTCACCTTTGACGAGGACTTTGCCCGCGCGACCGGTACAAAGGCGGACGCCTACAACCTGCTGATCGCCACGGTGATCGCCGTGATCATCGTGCTGGCAATGAATCTGGTGGGATCCCTGCTGATCTCCGCCCTGATTATTTTCCCCGCCATGTCCGCCATGCGGGTTTTCAAAAGCTTTCGTTCCGTCACGGTCTGCTCCGCGGTACTTTCAGTGTGCTGCGCCCTGGCAGGCCTGCTGATCTCCATCCTGGCGGGAACGCCGACGGGATCAACCATCGTGGCGGCTGATATCGCGGCATTCCTGGTATGCTGCGGCATTGCGAAACTGCAAAGGAGGACTGTTTCATGA